The window TTAACAACAACATTCAATAGTACCCCTTCCCCTATCTAGGCCAGATTTCTTGCCTTttctttagtacataagtattgccatactgggaaagacaaaaggtccatcgagcccagcatcctgtttccaacagtggccaatccaggttacaaatacccggcaagatcccaaaaatatacaaaacattttttttactgcttatcccagaaatagtggattttccccaagtccatttaataacggtctatggacttttcctttaggaagccatccaaacctttttaaaactccgctaagctaaccgcctttactacattctctggcaacgaattccagagtttaattacacgttgcgtgaagaaaacatttctcagattcgttttaaatttactacattgtagcttcatcgcatgccccctagtcctagtatttttggaaagtgtgaacagacgcttcacatctacccgttcaactccactcattattttatagacctctatcatatctcccctcagccgccttttctccaagctgaggagccctagccgctttagcctttcctcataaaacAACTACAACAGGAGGTGAAATAATAATCAGTCATTCAAAAATAATGTTaaaatatagacagataagaaaaCTCACAATGTGTAAGACaattaatatagtaacatagtaacatagtagatgacggcagaaaaagacttgcacggtccatccagtctgcccaacaagacaactcatatttgctactttttgtgtataccctactttgatttgtacctgtgcttttcagggcacagactgtataagtctgcccagcactatccccgcctcccagccaccggctctggcacagaccatataagtctgcccagcactatccccgcctcccaaccaccagtcccgcttcccaccaccggctctggcacagaccgtataagtctgcccagcactatccccgcctcccaaccaccaaccccgcctctcaccaccagctctggcacagaccgtacaagtctgcccagcactatccccgcctcccaaccaccagtcccgcttcccaccacaaATGTTGCAGGATTTCTCATACAAAGGCACTGCTGAAAAGTGGATGCATCAGGAACACAACTTACGAATCCCAGGATACATATGACAGAAATGCAACTTAAATGCTTGTTTTCAGTCCAAATGTTTCATTTTATTCaactcaaaaaagaagaaaataatagaaaataaatattGAGATTAAAGAACCTGTGATAAAGACAAGGCGGAGTTACAGCTCAGTAGAGTACTGACGTTTCTTCATGAGACAAAATCTCTCTTTTATGTTTTTGTTCGTTTTTATTTCCCGTTCCAAGCTTACGAAAAGAAAACAGGAAGTAACTAGTTCACATTAATGGGGTTAAGCGAGAGAAAAATCAACAGGTAAATGAATACAGGAAATCAGGATACATAATGTATAATTATAATTACCACCTCTATCATTTCCCTTATCTAAAAGAAATGATTCCAGTTGAGGCGGGTCATAAAAATATACTGCTTTCCATTATATGTCATAAAACAATGACAaggaaaccaaaaaaaaagaaggacaaaCCCAGGTCTAACACAAGAGACAAAATTTGTCTTTAAACGCAACAGAAAATCAATTGTGTTTATTCCTGCTTCTGATTTTACATCTTCTGTGCTCCCTGAGAATTTGATGTCCTACCTCTTAGTCTCTTTATGGCTGTTTTCACTTCCTCGTTTCTCAGAGTGTAGATGATAGGATTCAACAGAGGGGTGACGACAGTGTAGAAAACGGAGACCACTTTGTCAGCGGGGAAAGTCATTGAGGGTCGCATGTACATGAAGACACAGGGGGCAAAGAACAGAGTGACAACTGTGAGGTGGGAGGCACACGTGGAGAAGGCTTTTCGCCTCCCGTCAGCTGACCGAATCTTTAAAATTGTGGAGAGGATACCCGTGTAAGAGGCCAGTAAAATCACAAAGCAGCTCACTGAGATCATTCCACTGTTGGCTATCATCACCACTTCGATGATGAAGACGCTGGAGCAAGCCAACACGGACAGTGGATGGACATCACAGAAGAAATGGTTTATTTTACTGGGTCCACAGAAGGGCAGCTGGAACGTTAAAAGGGCTTGCGTGAATGAATGTGCAAAACTGGCCAACCAGGTAGATGCTACCAGTTGGAAACACACCCTCCTGTTCATCACCGTGGTGTATCTCAATGGGTTGCAGATGGCGACGTAGCGGTCGTAAGCCATTAGGGTGAGGAGAAAACACTCTGTCCCCGCGAAGAAATGCAGGAAGAACAACTGAGTGATGCACTCATTGAAAGAAATGGTTTTGCTGCGGGACAGGAAGTCAACTAGTGACCTCGGTACAGTGACCGTTGCATAACATAAATCCAGGAAGGATAAGTTactgaggaagaagtacatgggagAGTGCAGACGAGGGTCCACATGGACAGTTACCATGATCAGAAGATTCCCGGATATGGTGAGCAGGTACAGAGTCAAAAACACGACAAAAAACACAATCTGTAACTCTGGAGTCTGCGAGAGTCCCAGGAGGGTAAACTCTGTGACCTTGGTTCCATTCTTGTCCGCCATATGACCGATTTAATATATGTTGTCTAGAGAGAAACAtaaaaaagcacactgacccacaAAATACATCAGAACTTGTTTGACGCAAAGCAACAAACGACACATTTTAACCAGTGACGTGCCTGTGGTCCCACCACAGCAAAGGGCCCCCTTGCCAAAACTAAAttatacacttatttatttttcacatttatatcccCACTTATATCCCAAGAGGGCTGCAAACAAAATATACACATAGACCTAAACAGACCTGGTATGAAAAACAGAGCAGACACAAATGACTGTACACACAAAATCAAAAGTGAAATGTCTTTAAGAGGCAAACACCTGTGTGAAAAAAATAAACTCTTCAGCAGTCTACAGAAAGTGGGGCAGAACGTCAGAGTTCCTGGCATTGACTGGGCCCCACCGTCTTgagctccagccctccctggaAAAACCTGATAAACTATGTTaggaaaaaagaaaggctttACCAACGTCCTACTGGTCAGAACTCCATGATAACAAAGAGATGACATGCCcacattttaatattcccttgaTATCTCAGCTGCCTAGATTGATTCCATAGCTTGGAGTCcagaaccctcctcccaccaccatttACGGAAATGGGCTTGTATACACCATGAATAGGAAAGGTGACTTTGTAAATAAGCGAGAAAATGGTGGCTTATTGCAACCTGAATATTTGCGATTGCCTTTGAAGTTCCCTCTGAATACATCTTCCCCCCCAGGGTGATTTGGGAaattgtaaacagggcccacaatTAAGAGAGCACGATGTTTGTACAAAGCAAGACCCAGAGATCCTAAGCcgggctagcatttttagcatgcactaaccgtgtagacgcccataagaatattatggaCATCCACACATTTGGCGTGcagtaaaaacgctagtgcacctttgtgaaCAGAGCCCTGTACCAGGTCACCATTTAATCacctcttctgtttctctcccGTCAATCCCCACTAGTTTTCTCCAGTCTTCACTTTTTACAACCTGATCAATTTCTTGCTACCTGCTATTTCCTCACTTCTTTCCCCCTTCTAAATTCTCTGACTAATACTAATTAAGACAACTTTTTCTATCGTCCAATGTTGATGAGTTCAGTTTCAGGCGTATTCTGAGACTTTCAAGTTTCAAGTCTATTAAgaagtttgatatactgcctttgggAAGTccttcaaggcagtttacaatgaaGAAAAGACAATTATGGctaggaaagagtaaacagagaTTGGGAGTAAGAAGAAGGAAGCATCTCGTCTAGGTTCTAATaagacacagaggcatattttcaaagcactttgggaggctaagttccataggtttctatggaactttgggaggctaagtgctttgaaaatatgcctcacagtgaACATTAAATAACCAAAAGGCAGCCCCTGATGTTTCACAATTTTgtttagggaaaggggatgaggatttacatgccacctttctgtggttacaatcaatgtggttttacatattatatacaggtatttattttctatctggggtaatggaggtttaagtgacttgcccagagtcacaaggagtctgcagtgggaatcaaacccagttccccaggatcaaaatccactgtagtaaccactatttatttattttattgcatttgtatcccacattttcccacctatttgcgggctcagtgtggctactcctccactagcaacagtccatgtagaatctcaaatagtagcaacattccacatagaatctcaaacagtagcaacattccatgtagaatctcaaatagtaggaacagaatctcaactagtagcaacattccatgtagaatctcaactagtagcaacattccatgtagaatctcaaatagtagcaacagaatctcaactagtagcagcattccatgtagaatctcaaatagtagcaacattccatgtagaatctcaaatagtagcaaaagaatcttaaatagtagcaatattccacatggaatctcaactagtagcaacattccatgtagaatctcaaatggtagcaacattccacgtagaatctcaaatagtagcaacagaatctcaaatattagcaacattccatgtagaatctcaaatagggaaagggaaaagggacttgatatactgcctttctgtggtcttgcaactacatttgaagtggttttacatattatatacaggtacttattttgtatctggggcaatggaggatttaaagaaaaaagcaaatgaaatcaccaactaccgcccggtagcatctatccctctggtagtcaaaATGCTGGAAAGCATGGTTaccaagcaacttaccgactacttaaacaaattttcaatattacacaaatcacaaaAAGGATTTCGCTCcgaccacagcaccaaaacagtactaattactctcctaaccaaattcaaacaagaaattgcaaatggcaaaagtgtacttctcctacaattctgttggaatgtaattgtattttacatgcattgcctgtcacctattatttctctgtgattactctgtgacctctgatgtgaattacttagagaggtcacatagctatgcaacttcctgtgggggatagacacagcagatgcagcacatggagcacatggagctcatgatctctcctaacctgagaggatctatggtggtgtgagcatccattaccatctaagcacatggaaggagctgataatacaaatgtatagtaatatgtatatataagcctgtctgattataatctaactacaaactgtgagtaaacagatgttttgttacttcaactttaaagtgactcagcagtgaattattcaggggtgaatgagagagagatgaagaaagaaattaacatttctaaagctgaagctgtgtgtactaaaatctgctaattatttactacaaataatccaacaaaagggttatgggcccagggtccaggaattgaaaaagaagagaaatattaccaggcagaaaaaaaggccacatttttctcctaagttttaaaggaaagattcagtctgtctctctctccccccacacagcagacagaaggctaagaaaatggctgagggaagaaattcaccattgttctattctctcaaggtgcctaaattaactgagtttaattatcggcagtgggaactaagattcatatgtctccttcgagcaaaaagattaaatatatgcttagaccaagacagaacagctgaaaatatggctgaatgggacaatgcaaactattatgtgaagtgcatgcttttggaagctctctcagagaaacaagccatattagtggaggaaaaagatacaccaaaggacattttatataaactgagaactatgtatgcaactacatatgcaaagcagcaaccaatttggctggcagagttgaatgaaaccaaattaagggataaaagtaaatgtaatgatcacattatgcatcttatgtcttcatttcaaaagctagaactttctggaattcccatgtgtgatgcattgaaaagagcatttctttttacctcactatcaaagaagtttgatgtttttaggtctgtaaatgaggccattgaagggcaatcttttgaacaggcaacatcaaaactaaggcaggaatgcataataaatgattctgaggagatgtgttctcaaagcaagtcagagagaaatgaaacaaatttcttggcaaagaacagaggaaggcggagctatgggaaaactccacccaagggcaagctgatttgctactcatgtggaaaggagggacatgtatctaaatggtgtaaggaaacacaaaacactccctctagctcacctaagccaatggaactaaagaattttcaaaccaggaaatgtatgaaggacaaagataaacacaagggctttctaatggcagaaaaatctttgactatggtaaataataattcaaatgaaagtacttggattttggattcagggagcacatgccatttaaccaattgtaaggatttctttcaggaaatgtgtccagaggaaggtattcttaaaactgcaaacgcagggactgctaagatccaagcaaaaggtattggattcttaaaatgcaaagtgtctaatgaagttaaagaaattcctgtaagtgatgtcttgtatattccccaagcagtttgcaatatgcttagtgtatctacattagataagaagggatttgtgattcattttgaaaacagtaagtgcacaatctctaaaaatgatgaagtgtatgctgaagcttttatgcataatgatgtttataaactgagcatttcagatgaagcctcacatatggcgcaagtaaggaagaatgatggtaaatgtagtctggaaatctggcaccgccgcctgggacatcgtgattctaaggtgatccaggatctttacagtaagcaactagccaccggcattcagataagtgcagatgctggtaaaatggagaaatgcatagactgtgttactcaaaagggtgtgagaccctcatttcctgcatacacaggaaataggagtaataaagtactggacttaatacacagtgacttatgtggaccgtttaatatcccatcattgggaaataacagatttgtgctaatattcttggatgatttctctagatattgtgtggcctatttgctgaaagagaaaagtcaagtcacagacatgctgaagaaatacgtagccatggtgagcaataaatttgaaagaaaaccaaaggttcttcagaccgacaatggtggtgagttcacttcacaaagcatgcgcacatttctagaacaagaaggcattcagcatatcacaacagtagcttatacaccagagcaaaattctgttgcagagagaaaatttaggtcacttgtggaaatgaccagatgtatgctgtcagatagcaatctccctaaaagactatggggggaagccattctcacagcagtgtacctacaaaacagaatgccaactaaaggcgctgagcgcacaccacatgagacatggcatggtaggaagccaaacctgtcacacataagaacatttggaagtacagcatatgctcatataccaaagcaaagaaggcataagctggattccacaacagaaaggggcattttagttggctatactccaggacacaaaggatatagaattttgaatctgaaaactggcattgttggcataagacatgttacatattttgatgaaaacaaaagggttgataaaggctggattatcccagatgagccttatcatccagaatatgaaactagaaccataatagacatgccagtgtatataaatgccataccaaggcagatgtctgaaagcaactcatctgtatctaacgaggaacaggcagaggaagcagacacagaaaggatcattgaagaagacagtacagttggagaaggggaatcaattggagaaggactctcagatttagaggatgcagaaaggtcggaccaacctgttgtcaga is drawn from Microcaecilia unicolor chromosome 14, aMicUni1.1, whole genome shotgun sequence and contains these coding sequences:
- the LOC115457238 gene encoding olfactory receptor 1509-like, whose protein sequence is MADKNGTKVTEFTLLGLSQTPELQIVFFVVFLTLYLLTISGNLLIMVTVHVDPRLHSPMYFFLSNLSFLDLCYATVTVPRSLVDFLSRSKTISFNECITQLFFLHFFAGTECFLLTLMAYDRYVAICNPLRYTTVMNRRVCFQLVASTWLASFAHSFTQALLTFQLPFCGPSKINHFFCDVHPLSVLACSSVFIIEVVMIANSGMISVSCFVILLASYTGILSTILKIRSADGRRKAFSTCASHLTVVTLFFAPCVFMYMRPSMTFPADKVVSVFYTVVTPLLNPIIYTLRNEEVKTAIKRLRGRTSNSQGAQKM